The Exiguobacterium mexicanum genome includes a window with the following:
- a CDS encoding TerC family protein → MDWQLILQYAWIIVVLVGLEGLLSADNALVLAVMVKHLPRTEQKKALFYGLLGAFVFRFIALFLISFLINVWQVQALGALYLIGMSARHLYMTYKARKTEPKQDLAAEAKEETAVTEKPVTKKEFWLTVAKVEFADIAFAVDSILAAVALAVSLPPLGLGEIGGIDSGQFFVVLTGGLIGVILMRFAARIFVKLLHQRPTLETAAFIIVGWVGVKLTVLVLEHPGFKELIAGTPFAFMGLPDGFVHSTAWTVFFWSVMVGIAVWGWFSSKPTAAAKH, encoded by the coding sequence ATGGATTGGCAGTTAATTCTGCAGTACGCCTGGATCATCGTCGTACTCGTCGGTCTCGAGGGGCTACTTTCTGCAGACAACGCGCTCGTCTTGGCGGTCATGGTCAAGCACTTGCCGCGGACAGAACAGAAGAAGGCACTATTTTACGGATTACTTGGAGCGTTCGTTTTCCGCTTCATCGCCTTGTTCTTGATCTCATTCTTGATCAACGTCTGGCAAGTCCAGGCGCTCGGTGCGCTTTACTTGATCGGAATGAGCGCACGACATCTGTATATGACCTATAAGGCTCGTAAAACGGAGCCGAAACAAGATCTCGCTGCTGAGGCGAAAGAAGAGACGGCTGTCACAGAGAAGCCGGTCACGAAGAAAGAGTTCTGGTTGACGGTTGCGAAAGTCGAGTTTGCTGATATCGCCTTCGCGGTCGATTCGATTCTCGCAGCGGTCGCGCTCGCGGTCAGCTTGCCGCCGCTCGGTCTCGGTGAAATCGGTGGGATCGACTCTGGTCAGTTCTTCGTCGTCTTGACAGGTGGACTCATCGGGGTCATCTTGATGCGTTTCGCTGCTCGAATTTTCGTCAAGCTGTTGCATCAACGTCCGACACTTGAGACAGCCGCCTTCATCATCGTCGGCTGGGTCGGTGTGAAGTTGACGGTGCTCGTCCTTGAACACCCTGGCTTCAAGGAATTGATTGCCGGTACACCGTTCGCGTTCATGGGTCTTCCGGACGGCTTCGTCCACTCGACGGCGTGGACCGTGTTCTTCTGGTCGGTCATGGTCGGGATCGCGGTATGGGGTTGGTTCTCTTCAAAACCGACAGCCGCTGCCAAACATTAA
- a CDS encoding 1,2-dihydroxy-3-keto-5-methylthiopentene dioxygenase, whose product MATVYFQQTEERYVDQTEVSAFLESRGILYEQWDITKLPENLQENYQLTDEDKQAILSTFRDEIRDVSERRGYETADVISLSDATPNLDELLVNFQKEHHHTDDEVRFIVSGHGIFAIDDAERGYFNIELNPGDLISVPVNTRHYFTLQDDRKVVAVRIFVTTEGWVPIYEKQDVKA is encoded by the coding sequence ATGGCAACTGTCTATTTCCAACAAACCGAAGAGCGTTACGTCGATCAAACTGAAGTGAGCGCCTTTTTAGAGTCTCGCGGGATTTTGTACGAACAGTGGGACATCACGAAGCTGCCGGAAAACCTGCAAGAGAACTATCAGTTGACGGACGAGGACAAACAAGCGATCTTGTCGACGTTCCGTGACGAGATTCGTGATGTATCGGAGCGCCGCGGCTATGAGACAGCAGACGTCATCTCATTGTCAGACGCGACGCCGAACTTGGACGAATTGCTCGTCAACTTCCAAAAGGAGCACCATCATACGGATGACGAGGTCCGCTTCATCGTCAGCGGCCATGGCATCTTCGCCATCGATGACGCCGAGCGTGGCTACTTCAACATCGAGCTCAACCCCGGCGACCTCATCTCGGTGCCGGTGAACACGCGCCACTACTTCACGCTCCAAGACGACCGCAAAGTCGTCGCCGTCCGCATCTTCGTGACGACAGAGGGCTGGGTGCCGATTTACGAGAAACAAGACGTGAAGGCATAA
- a CDS encoding methylthioribulose 1-phosphate dehydratase: MSLTARWLELAEIKDELAARDWFPGTSGNLAIRVSDDPLEFLVTASGRDKRKRTPDDFVHVDAGGRLIGEQTGKPSAETLLHVEVFNRTDATCSLHVHTVDNNVISELHAATGEVVFTGQEIIKALGFWDEDAVVRVPIIENHADIPTLAAAFAPHIHANAGAVLIRNHGITVWGETPAAAKRYLEAYEFLFSYTLKLRALGVHS; the protein is encoded by the coding sequence ATGAGCCTTACGGCACGTTGGCTTGAACTGGCCGAGATTAAAGACGAACTCGCCGCCCGCGACTGGTTCCCCGGAACGAGTGGGAATTTGGCGATTCGCGTCTCTGACGACCCGCTCGAATTTCTCGTCACGGCGAGTGGACGCGATAAACGGAAACGAACGCCAGACGACTTTGTTCATGTCGATGCGGGCGGACGCTTAATCGGCGAACAGACAGGAAAACCATCCGCCGAGACGCTGCTACATGTCGAAGTGTTCAATCGGACGGATGCGACGTGTTCGCTCCATGTCCATACGGTCGACAATAATGTCATCTCCGAGCTCCATGCTGCCACCGGCGAAGTCGTCTTCACCGGTCAAGAAATCATCAAAGCGCTCGGCTTCTGGGACGAGGATGCGGTCGTCCGCGTACCGATTATCGAGAACCATGCGGACATTCCGACTCTTGCGGCCGCTTTCGCCCCTCACATTCACGCAAACGCCGGTGCCGTCCTCATTCGCAATCACGGCATCACCGTCTGGGGCGAGACCCCGGCCGCGGCCAAACGCTATTTAGAGGCTTACGAGTTCTTGTTCAGCTATACATTAAAACTACGCGCCCTAGGCGTCCATTCATAA
- a CDS encoding 2-hydroxy-3-keto-5-methylthiopentenyl-1-phosphate phosphatase, which translates to MTVHILCDFDGTITAEDNIIALMKAFAPPAWVELKDAVLEQRISIRSGVGQMFQLLPSEAAPAYHDYLLERITLRQGFPSFLEQVRAHGWKFDVVSGGMDFFVQPVLDGHVAPEHIYCNVADFSDETVTVTWPHACDEQCTNDCGCCKPTIARRIVNPSDRLIIIGDSVTDFEVAKRADFVYARGQLITLCEDAGIRYAPFETFDDITHHLKEVAV; encoded by the coding sequence ATGACGGTCCACATCCTGTGCGACTTCGATGGGACGATCACGGCGGAAGACAATATCATCGCGTTGATGAAGGCATTCGCCCCGCCGGCTTGGGTCGAGTTGAAAGATGCGGTGCTCGAACAACGGATTTCCATTCGCTCCGGTGTCGGTCAAATGTTTCAACTATTGCCGAGCGAGGCCGCCCCGGCTTACCACGATTATTTGTTGGAGCGGATCACGCTCCGCCAAGGGTTCCCATCATTTTTAGAACAGGTTCGGGCGCACGGTTGGAAGTTTGACGTCGTCAGCGGCGGGATGGACTTCTTCGTCCAGCCGGTCTTAGATGGTCACGTCGCCCCTGAGCACATCTACTGTAACGTCGCCGACTTCTCCGACGAGACGGTAACCGTCACGTGGCCGCACGCTTGTGACGAACAGTGTACGAACGATTGCGGCTGTTGCAAGCCGACGATTGCCCGCCGTATCGTCAATCCGAGTGACCGCTTAATCATCATCGGCGACTCGGTGACCGACTTCGAGGTCGCGAAGCGTGCCGACTTCGTCTACGCCCGGGGTCAACTCATCACGCTCTGCGAAGACGCAGGCATCCGTTACGCCCCGTTCGAGACGTTCGACGACATCACCCATCACTTGAAGGAGGTGGCCGTATGA
- a CDS encoding 2,3-diketo-5-methylthiopentyl-1-phosphate enolase has product MSITATYEIKRTDAVASIADKIALELTVGTWTELRHLEQEQLQAYRGEVVSTTHTETTSRFTIRYPLHNVSPDFSSILTTTFGKLSLDDSIRLIDLTLPETLAPHFKGAKFGVDGIRELLGVHDRPLVMSIFKGVIGRDLAFLEQQLRDQFAGGIDIVKDDEILYDNPLTPSLERARIGAAVIQAHFEATGKRVLYAITLSGPVFGLRDQALRLIEAGATALLFNVYTYGLDALRELANDPDIRVPILAHPAFAGALTGSISHSLLLGKLPRLAGADLTLFPSPYGSLATPRDEAFAIRDLSAEPHWSKPILPVPSAGIHPGLVADIIRDFGTEVVINAGGGIHGHPDGAAAGARAFRQAITHVLGPTEGQTDELDTALKAWASR; this is encoded by the coding sequence ATGAGTATCACTGCCACATATGAAATCAAACGGACGGATGCGGTCGCAAGCATTGCCGACAAAATCGCCCTCGAGCTGACCGTCGGCACATGGACTGAGCTGCGTCATTTAGAGCAAGAGCAGTTACAGGCGTACCGGGGTGAGGTCGTATCGACCACCCATACGGAGACGACGAGCCGGTTCACGATCCGCTATCCGTTACATAATGTCAGCCCTGACTTTTCATCCATCTTGACGACGACGTTCGGGAAACTATCCCTCGACGATTCGATTCGGTTAATCGATTTGACGTTGCCCGAAACGCTCGCCCCTCATTTCAAAGGCGCCAAGTTCGGCGTCGACGGGATTCGCGAGTTGCTCGGTGTCCATGACCGTCCGCTCGTCATGAGCATCTTCAAAGGCGTCATCGGGCGTGACCTCGCGTTTCTCGAGCAGCAACTCCGCGATCAGTTCGCCGGCGGCATCGATATCGTCAAAGACGACGAGATTTTATACGACAATCCGCTCACGCCGTCGCTCGAACGGGCCCGGATCGGAGCGGCCGTCATTCAAGCGCACTTTGAGGCGACCGGGAAACGTGTCCTCTACGCCATCACGCTGAGCGGCCCTGTGTTCGGTCTTCGCGACCAGGCGCTCCGGCTGATCGAGGCCGGTGCGACGGCGCTCCTATTCAACGTCTATACGTACGGTCTTGACGCACTGCGCGAACTTGCGAACGACCCAGACATCCGTGTGCCGATTTTGGCCCACCCGGCCTTTGCCGGCGCCTTGACCGGGTCCATCAGTCATTCGCTCTTACTCGGTAAACTCCCACGTCTCGCCGGGGCCGATTTGACGCTCTTCCCGTCTCCATACGGTTCGCTCGCGACACCACGGGACGAGGCGTTCGCGATTCGTGACTTGAGCGCCGAACCGCATTGGTCGAAACCAATTTTACCGGTCCCGTCAGCCGGGATTCATCCGGGGCTTGTCGCCGATATCATTCGTGATTTCGGGACGGAGGTCGTCATCAACGCCGGCGGTGGCATTCATGGTCACCCGGACGGTGCAGCCGCCGGGGCCCGTGCTTTCCGCCAAGCCATCACTCACGTCCTCGGTCCCACCGAAGGACAGACGGACGAACTCGATACCGCGTTAAAGGCGTGGGCGTCACGATGA
- the mtnK gene encoding S-methyl-5-thioribose kinase — MSYQPFTEQSVVEHVRQLGYLQDGIAECEEIGDGNLNLVFRIRQGKQRLIVKQALPYAKVVGESWPLTLERAWIEQLALREFANVAPRFVPDVLGSDRTLAYTILEDLSDYEIVRTGYLKGESYPELARHVGEFLGETLFATSDYAAGPIAKKRIERDYYNPELCDITEKLIFTDPFKDAESNNIEAALREDVERLWQDQALKVEVTKLKVGFVTKHEALLHGDLHTGSIFATQQETKIIDPEFAFYGPFGFDLGQIIAHLTLSTFHDPLKRFERFTDVLTVWETFEKTFQANFERAVEPFNTDGFVDELLRTIFSDTIGYAGCELIRRAVGLAGVADLETLPEATRLERKRDALALGTALIKERHSVESIDDLVTLLSGVRV; from the coding sequence ATGTCATATCAACCATTTACAGAACAGTCTGTCGTCGAGCACGTCCGTCAATTAGGATACTTGCAAGACGGAATCGCCGAGTGTGAGGAAATCGGGGACGGCAATTTGAATCTCGTGTTTCGGATTCGCCAAGGCAAACAGCGCCTAATCGTCAAACAGGCGCTCCCATACGCTAAAGTCGTCGGTGAGAGCTGGCCGCTTACACTCGAACGGGCATGGATTGAACAGTTGGCACTCCGTGAGTTTGCGAACGTGGCGCCGCGTTTCGTCCCGGACGTCCTCGGTAGCGACCGGACGCTCGCCTACACGATTTTAGAAGATCTGTCTGATTATGAGATTGTCCGCACCGGTTATTTGAAAGGGGAGAGCTATCCGGAACTCGCGCGTCATGTCGGTGAATTTTTAGGCGAGACGCTGTTCGCGACGTCGGATTATGCGGCCGGCCCGATCGCGAAGAAGCGGATTGAACGTGACTATTACAACCCGGAACTGTGTGACATCACCGAGAAGCTCATCTTCACCGACCCGTTCAAAGACGCGGAGTCGAACAACATCGAGGCGGCGCTTCGAGAAGATGTCGAACGCCTCTGGCAAGACCAGGCGCTCAAGGTCGAGGTGACGAAACTGAAAGTCGGATTTGTCACGAAACATGAGGCGCTTCTGCACGGTGACCTACATACAGGCAGCATCTTCGCGACTCAACAAGAGACGAAAATCATCGATCCAGAGTTCGCATTTTACGGACCGTTCGGCTTTGATTTGGGCCAAATTATCGCCCATTTGACGCTGTCGACGTTCCATGACCCGCTCAAACGCTTCGAACGTTTCACGGACGTCTTGACGGTGTGGGAGACGTTCGAGAAGACGTTCCAGGCCAACTTTGAGCGCGCTGTCGAGCCGTTCAATACGGACGGTTTCGTCGACGAATTGTTGCGGACAATCTTCAGCGACACGATCGGCTATGCCGGTTGCGAACTCATTCGCCGTGCCGTCGGACTCGCCGGTGTCGCCGATCTCGAGACGTTGCCGGAAGCGACGCGGCTCGAACGAAAACGTGACGCGCTTGCCCTCGGGACGGCGCTCATTAAAGAACGCCACAGCGTCGAATCGATTGACGACTTGGTGACGCTTTTGTCGGGGGTGCGCGTATGA
- the mtnA gene encoding S-methyl-5-thioribose-1-phosphate isomerase, giving the protein MTVQNIRFNSQTDELILLDQTLLPHEERYVTIETLEQAEHAIETLQVRGAPAIAYFGAFVLAKEAGRLVDDPDFTRRLDLVGRRLIATRPTAVNLQNVIESLLDLNVGDDFEAIAEEIKRRAIALYDRDVDTYRAIGEHALTVLPAGGNVLTICNAGAIATSRYGTALAPFYVGKEQCVSFNVFACETRPLLQGARLTVWELDRADIDVTLITDNMAAWTIQSKRVDAIIVGADRITRTGHVANKIGTLQLAVLAKHYGIPFYVAAPHSTFDLTADDTIEIEERNPSEVTHIGGQPTAPVGITVFNPAFDVTPPDLITGLITEAGVFEPTETAITHHVGGTIHV; this is encoded by the coding sequence ATGACGGTCCAAAACATCCGCTTTAATTCGCAAACGGACGAACTCATCCTATTGGATCAGACGTTGTTACCACATGAAGAGCGTTACGTGACAATCGAGACGCTCGAACAGGCCGAACATGCCATCGAGACGCTCCAAGTCCGTGGTGCCCCGGCCATCGCTTACTTCGGGGCGTTCGTCCTCGCCAAAGAGGCAGGCCGGTTAGTCGACGACCCGGACTTCACCCGTCGACTCGACCTCGTTGGACGCCGCTTGATTGCGACAAGACCGACGGCGGTCAATCTGCAAAACGTGATCGAATCGCTCCTTGATTTAAATGTCGGGGACGACTTTGAGGCGATTGCCGAGGAAATCAAACGCCGCGCCATCGCTTTGTACGACCGGGACGTCGATACATATCGGGCCATCGGCGAGCATGCGCTGACGGTGTTGCCGGCCGGGGGGAACGTGTTGACAATCTGCAACGCCGGTGCCATCGCGACATCGCGATACGGCACAGCGCTCGCGCCGTTTTACGTCGGAAAAGAACAGTGCGTATCTTTCAACGTCTTCGCCTGTGAGACGCGGCCGCTCCTGCAAGGGGCACGCCTCACTGTCTGGGAACTCGACCGGGCCGATATCGACGTGACGCTCATCACCGACAATATGGCGGCTTGGACGATTCAGTCAAAACGAGTCGACGCCATCATCGTTGGAGCTGACCGTATCACACGGACGGGTCACGTCGCCAATAAAATTGGGACGTTGCAGCTCGCCGTCCTTGCCAAACATTACGGCATTCCGTTCTATGTCGCGGCGCCGCATTCGACGTTCGATTTGACGGCGGATGACACGATTGAAATCGAGGAGCGGAACCCGTCAGAAGTGACACATATCGGTGGTCAACCGACGGCACCCGTCGGCATCACCGTCTTCAATCCGGCGTTCGACGTCACCCCACCGGACCTCATCACCGGACTCATCACCGAGGCGGGTGTGTTCGAGCCGACAGAGACTGCCATCACACATCATGTAGGGGGAACAATTCATGTCTAA
- a CDS encoding sugar ABC transporter substrate-binding protein — MSKKLLILLFTFVLALVGCTNEQAAPSKPAEKTPETKPVSVSNATLPKDIDVALIMQMSIGTFSSQYINGVTEQVESFGGNVKVYNADNDLSKMASYVDTATTQGVDVILIDHGRADALKEPVQRALDKGIKVVAFDNDLTNEGVTVIDQDDYSLAWRSLKALAEDLDGEGKIVTIWVGGFTPMERRHTIYDAFLKRYPGITEVAKFGSATNNTALDTQSQMEAILKKYPEGEIDAVFAMWDEFAKGASRAIKQAGRDEIAVYGIDLSDEDLQLMQEDGSPWKVTAATDPAEIGRIQVRYAYQKLAGEETPSIHSVDPYLVDRDVLPDEKVTMDDLGQYVPNWGASDAAWSDWMKGTD, encoded by the coding sequence ATGTCTAAAAAACTATTAATTTTACTATTCACATTCGTCTTGGCGCTCGTCGGTTGCACGAACGAACAAGCGGCCCCATCGAAGCCGGCTGAGAAGACACCGGAGACGAAACCCGTCTCGGTCTCGAATGCCACACTTCCGAAAGATATCGATGTCGCCCTGATCATGCAGATGTCGATCGGGACGTTCTCGTCGCAGTATATCAACGGGGTGACGGAACAAGTCGAATCGTTCGGCGGCAACGTGAAAGTGTACAACGCCGACAACGACCTGTCGAAGATGGCGAGCTATGTCGATACGGCGACGACGCAAGGCGTCGATGTCATCTTGATCGACCATGGCCGTGCCGATGCGTTGAAAGAACCGGTCCAACGCGCGCTCGATAAAGGCATCAAAGTCGTCGCGTTCGACAACGATTTGACGAACGAAGGCGTGACCGTCATCGACCAAGACGACTATTCGCTCGCTTGGCGTTCACTCAAGGCGCTCGCCGAAGATTTGGACGGTGAAGGCAAAATCGTCACGATTTGGGTTGGTGGCTTCACACCGATGGAACGTCGCCACACGATTTATGATGCGTTCTTGAAGCGTTACCCGGGTATCACAGAAGTCGCCAAGTTTGGTTCGGCGACGAACAATACGGCGCTCGACACACAGAGCCAGATGGAAGCAATTTTGAAGAAGTATCCGGAAGGTGAGATTGATGCCGTGTTCGCGATGTGGGACGAGTTCGCTAAGGGTGCGAGCCGTGCCATCAAACAGGCCGGACGCGATGAGATCGCCGTCTATGGGATTGATTTGAGCGATGAAGATTTGCAGCTCATGCAAGAGGACGGTAGCCCGTGGAAAGTGACGGCCGCGACCGACCCGGCTGAAATCGGACGGATCCAAGTCCGTTACGCGTATCAAAAATTAGCGGGTGAAGAGACGCCGTCGATTCATTCGGTCGACCCGTATCTCGTCGATCGTGACGTCTTGCCGGACGAGAAAGTGACGATGGACGACCTCGGTCAATACGTCCCGAACTGGGGCGCCTCAGACGCGGCCTGGTCGGACTGGATGAAAGGGACGGACTGA
- a CDS encoding sugar ABC transporter ATP-binding protein, producing MLRLERVTKRYGDVTVLDDVSFTLRRGEIHGLLGLNGAGKSTLVKLLSGAIIPTSGTIELDETPVTFTPAEAIRRGIITVSQEVDDALYLDLPIYENVVPWQAVERIRPRELKQRAATYLERVGLEIDVTEPVGRFPLSVKQRVLIARALASDAAYLLLDEPTAALSTEDATSLLTLLQSLAEEGVGILLITHRSDELSRVTTTTTFLRDGRIAYEGPFQALSERDIHTYLSGSDMAEAVEKAVPETEMRIQAELTLPAFGTSLPFTAYKGEVVGIGGVTGSGKTELIEALFGLSGVEQQMTLDGKPIKIREPRQAVRSGFALVPEERRKQGLFLDDSIERNVLAIEGKANAVTRVLASLRVKYDQVGQPVRELSGGNQQKVVLSKWLLEDRDVYLLDEPTKGVDVTAKRDIYELVTRLAKSGKTVIFTSSEPHELELIANRTLWLDRGRWQQKGGV from the coding sequence ATGTTACGGCTTGAACGCGTCACGAAACGCTATGGTGATGTCACGGTGCTCGACGACGTCAGCTTCACGCTCCGCCGTGGCGAGATTCATGGCTTGCTTGGGTTGAACGGGGCCGGGAAGAGCACGCTCGTGAAGCTGTTGAGTGGCGCCATCATCCCCACATCCGGGACGATCGAGCTCGACGAGACACCGGTCACATTCACACCGGCCGAGGCGATACGCCGTGGGATCATCACGGTGTCGCAAGAAGTCGATGACGCCCTCTATCTCGATTTACCGATTTATGAAAACGTCGTGCCGTGGCAGGCGGTCGAACGGATTCGTCCTCGTGAACTAAAACAGCGAGCGGCCACCTACTTGGAACGTGTCGGACTAGAGATTGACGTGACCGAACCGGTCGGACGATTCCCGCTCAGCGTCAAACAACGTGTCTTGATTGCCCGGGCGCTCGCGAGTGATGCGGCCTACCTCTTGCTCGACGAACCGACGGCCGCCTTGTCGACGGAAGATGCGACGTCACTGCTCACGTTATTGCAGTCGCTCGCAGAGGAAGGTGTCGGCATTCTTCTCATCACGCATCGGTCGGACGAACTGTCGCGCGTCACCACGACGACGACGTTCCTCCGGGATGGCCGTATCGCCTATGAAGGGCCGTTTCAGGCGTTGTCAGAACGGGATATCCATACGTATTTGAGCGGATCTGACATGGCAGAAGCGGTAGAGAAAGCCGTTCCGGAAACCGAGATGCGGATTCAGGCAGAGCTCACGTTACCGGCGTTCGGGACGAGTTTGCCGTTCACGGCGTATAAAGGCGAAGTCGTCGGCATCGGCGGTGTCACCGGGAGCGGGAAGACGGAGTTGATCGAGGCGCTATTCGGTCTCTCCGGCGTTGAACAACAGATGACGTTGGACGGGAAACCAATCAAGATTCGCGAACCGCGTCAGGCGGTCCGGTCCGGGTTCGCCCTCGTACCGGAAGAACGCCGGAAACAGGGACTCTTCCTCGACGATTCGATTGAACGGAACGTCCTCGCGATCGAAGGGAAGGCGAACGCAGTCACGCGCGTCTTGGCCTCGCTCCGTGTGAAATACGACCAGGTCGGGCAACCGGTCCGAGAGCTGAGCGGGGGGAATCAACAAAAAGTTGTCCTCAGCAAATGGCTCCTCGAGGACCGGGACGTCTATCTGCTCGACGAACCGACGAAAGGCGTCGACGTGACGGCGAAACGGGATATTTATGAACTCGTCACCCGCCTCGCGAAAAGTGGAAAGACTGTCATCTTTACGTCGAGTGAACCGCATGAACTAGAATTGATCGCCAACCGGACGCTTTGGCTCGACCGCGGCCGTTGGCAACAGAAAGGAGGGGTTTAA
- a CDS encoding ABC transporter permease, whose product MAQLVIKQRTKRFSGIGQYGTLFAILALIAVFGVTNDQFLTYANFSDIIKSVSIVSLLALGVTFSLIVGGFDLSVGSTASLATIGAASSLVLHSQELLVALLVPIALGVLVGLLNALVTIKFRLPDLLATLAIMYVINGVQLTYTKGFSIYDNMPIEGGTAPGRFIPSFLFIGQGSIGPVPFVAILMILFFAGAHLFLTYSKTGREFYYVGSNVEAARRSGIAVTRIKLYAYVLSGLFAAIGGIILASRIGTGQVSAGAPLLMDAVAAAYIGYAVFGTGRPNVVGTLIGAILIGILLNGLTMWDVPYYAQDIVKGTILIAALGLSYIQKKQLT is encoded by the coding sequence ATGGCCCAACTCGTCATCAAACAACGCACGAAACGCTTCAGTGGCATCGGTCAATACGGGACGTTGTTCGCGATTCTCGCACTCATCGCCGTCTTCGGCGTGACGAACGACCAGTTTTTGACGTACGCGAACTTCAGCGACATCATCAAGTCCGTATCGATCGTCTCGCTGCTCGCCCTCGGAGTGACGTTCTCGCTCATCGTCGGCGGGTTCGACTTATCGGTCGGCTCAACGGCGAGCCTCGCGACAATCGGTGCGGCGTCGAGTCTCGTATTACATAGTCAAGAACTGCTCGTCGCTTTGCTCGTCCCGATTGCCCTCGGCGTGCTCGTCGGGCTGTTGAACGCGCTCGTGACGATCAAGTTCCGGTTACCGGATTTGCTCGCGACGCTCGCCATCATGTACGTCATCAACGGGGTCCAATTGACGTATACGAAAGGTTTTTCAATCTACGACAACATGCCGATTGAAGGAGGGACGGCACCGGGACGATTCATCCCGTCGTTCCTCTTCATCGGCCAAGGCTCGATTGGTCCCGTTCCATTCGTCGCCATCTTGATGATTCTCTTCTTCGCCGGAGCCCATCTATTTTTGACGTATTCGAAGACGGGACGCGAGTTTTATTACGTCGGCTCGAACGTCGAGGCGGCCCGCCGCTCCGGCATCGCCGTCACACGGATCAAACTGTACGCGTACGTGTTGAGCGGTCTGTTCGCGGCCATCGGCGGCATCATCTTGGCGTCACGCATCGGTACCGGACAAGTATCGGCCGGGGCACCGCTGTTGATGGACGCCGTCGCGGCCGCCTATATCGGCTACGCCGTCTTCGGGACCGGACGACCGAACGTCGTCGGTACGTTGATCGGTGCCATCTTGATTGGGATTTTGCTGAACGGACTGACGATGTGGGACGTGCCATATTACGCCCAAGACATCGTCAAAGGCACAATTTTGATAGCGGCGCTCGGCTTGTCATACATCCAAAAGAAGCAGCTCACATAG
- a CDS encoding GNAT family N-acetyltransferase: MTYQFAVLTQPQAETIAYTWHYEGDYSFYNMEADQDDLAEFLDAEQRGQSVFAITSDEELVGFVSVAQPDAETVDIGLGMKPDLTGNGSGRAFVTSILDFVKATYSPHRITLSVAAFNVRAIRVYEACGFTQTGSFQQPTNGSTFTFIQMERQESPQNQPF, translated from the coding sequence ATGACCTATCAATTCGCTGTCCTGACCCAGCCACAGGCGGAAACAATCGCCTACACGTGGCACTATGAAGGGGATTATTCCTTTTACAACATGGAGGCCGATCAGGACGATTTGGCCGAATTTTTAGACGCCGAACAGCGCGGACAGTCGGTGTTCGCCATCACCTCAGACGAGGAATTGGTCGGCTTCGTGAGCGTCGCGCAACCGGATGCTGAAACGGTCGATATCGGGCTCGGCATGAAGCCCGATTTGACCGGGAACGGGAGCGGACGAGCGTTCGTCACATCGATTCTCGACTTCGTCAAAGCGACGTACTCACCTCATCGCATCACCTTGTCCGTCGCCGCCTTCAACGTGCGGGCAATCCGTGTCTATGAGGCGTGCGGGTTCACGCAGACCGGTTCGTTTCAACAACCGACGAACGGTAGCACGTTCACCTTCATCCAAATGGAACGTCAAGAAAGTCCTCAGAACCAACCGTTCTGA
- a CDS encoding VOC family protein: protein MGIKLDMIGIVVEDMKRALDFYRLLGLSIPEAMDGEAHVEIDDGGVRLAFDTVEVAESVYGEWKPATGHRVELAFLCDSRDELDARYEAIVGNGYASHREPWDAFWGQRYAIVIDPDGNLISLFAA from the coding sequence ATGGGAATCAAGCTAGATATGATTGGCATCGTCGTCGAAGACATGAAACGGGCGCTCGATTTTTACCGTTTGCTCGGCCTATCGATCCCGGAAGCGATGGATGGGGAAGCGCACGTCGAAATCGATGACGGCGGTGTCCGGCTCGCCTTCGATACGGTCGAAGTGGCGGAGTCGGTGTATGGGGAATGGAAACCGGCGACGGGGCACCGGGTCGAACTCGCCTTCTTGTGCGATAGTCGGGATGAGCTGGATGCGCGCTATGAAGCGATCGTCGGAAACGGTTATGCCTCGCACCGCGAACCGTGGGATGCGTTTTGGGGACAACGTTACGCCATCGTCATCGACCCGGATGGAAACCTCATAAGTCTATTCGCAGCATGA